A single window of Archangium gephyra DNA harbors:
- a CDS encoding (2Fe-2S)-binding protein, whose translation MSIRVRINGVEKELDVDPEMPLLWALRDVLGLTGTKYGCGQALCGACTVHLDGQTVRACVTPIRRADGHSVTTIEGLSPDGNHPLQRAWVDLGVPQCGFCQAGQIMCAAALLEKKPKPTDTEIDQSLAGNLCRCGTYTRIRAAVKKAAGMSEE comes from the coding sequence ATGAGCATTCGAGTCCGTATCAATGGCGTCGAGAAGGAGCTCGACGTCGATCCCGAGATGCCGCTGCTCTGGGCGCTGCGTGATGTGCTCGGTCTCACCGGCACGAAGTACGGCTGCGGCCAGGCGCTGTGCGGCGCGTGCACCGTGCACCTCGACGGCCAGACGGTGCGGGCCTGCGTGACGCCCATCCGCCGCGCGGACGGGCACTCGGTGACCACCATCGAGGGGCTCTCGCCGGACGGCAACCACCCGCTGCAGCGCGCCTGGGTGGACCTGGGCGTTCCCCAGTGCGGGTTCTGCCAGGCGGGGCAGATCATGTGCGCGGCGGCCCTGCTCGAGAAGAAGCCCAAGCCCACCGACACCGAGATCGATCAGTCGCTGGCGGGCAACCTGTGCCGGTGTGGCACGTACACGCGCATCCGCGCGGCCGTGAAGAAGGCCGCGGGAATGTCCGAGGAATAG
- a CDS encoding group I truncated hemoglobin — MNTETKKPSLYERLGGVYAIAAVVDTFIDRIMVAPELNANPLVDEAHHRVPKAGFKYLVTEMVCQVTGGPQRYTGKTMAESHKHLNISASEWVVFAGIFKAVLDEYKVPEAEQAELFAIVGSTRSDIVVERPVSKAG, encoded by the coding sequence ATGAACACGGAAACGAAGAAGCCGTCGCTGTACGAGCGGCTGGGGGGCGTTTACGCCATCGCCGCGGTGGTGGACACCTTCATCGACCGCATCATGGTCGCCCCCGAGCTGAACGCGAATCCGCTGGTGGACGAGGCGCACCACCGCGTGCCCAAGGCCGGATTCAAGTACCTGGTGACGGAGATGGTGTGCCAGGTGACGGGCGGTCCCCAGCGCTACACGGGGAAGACGATGGCCGAGTCGCACAAGCACCTGAACATCTCGGCTTCGGAGTGGGTGGTGTTCGCCGGCATCTTCAAGGCCGTGCTGGACGAGTACAAGGTGCCGGAGGCTGAACAGGCGGAGCTCTTCGCCATCGTGGGCAGCACGCGCTCGGATATCGTGGTGGAGCGCCCGGTGTCCAAGGCGGGCTGA
- a CDS encoding MopE-related protein — protein MSISAALRSLLLVLMMALAVPGLTACDPSVPGTPDSGIPTTHDDAGPPDGSDGGPGDGGATDGGVTEPDSPDAGDAGTGGLDGGLSDGGGCEPASELCNGADDDCDGQVDEDFVLGVACDGPDSDQCQEGKVVCAADGSTTCGDTSPDSVEVCNLSDDDCDGEVDEGFHTGESCDGKDSDLCAEGEFICNASGAAVCSDVTSNTLERCNGVDDDCDGQVDEDFVLGVACDGPDSDQCQEGKVVCAADGSTTCGDTSPDSVEVCNLSDDDCDGEVDEGFVLGVACDGPDSDQCQEGKVVCAADGSTTCGDTSSDSVEVCNLSDDDCDGQVDEDFVLGVACDGPDSDQCQEGKVVCAADGSTTCGDTSPDSVEVCNLSDDDCDGEVDEGFHTGESCDGKDSDLCAEGEFICNASGTAVCSDVTSNTLERCNGADDDCDGQVDEDFDLTKDPAHCGRCDKACTATEWCSSGACLPSSELSCGNGLDDDGDLSLDCADLDCDGQACGTGCLCQEGVRTESVCGDGLDNDGDMRADCDDPDCDGPACEGPPSLTITPSNVLLVVQGHSGATQAFTVTATWPDGRTADVTALADLSIDDTRLGSFLGATFTSGTSVGGISTVRAQIDSLAASTSLTVKLAHRIPDSTTGPLPTVPETRFDGAVDASRTPRILYPSNGTLLPPNLEKGELHFDPGPAANNLFELSFGNDITDLRVYLRCTLPSGFVLPSGVSRGCIYTPPQAIWDFVAETNRGGQPVRVVLRATEESGSATVGVSEPITLLISQSALEGTLSYFSTSGGTGLVRYDFSSPPPRSLVPLFRASNINTSVACVGCHAVSRDGKKMVVEVNGQNDGRIALVDMSSFTSTTRVPLAQGGTKLSMFQSWSPDSTRFVGVYADNSATSYNLRLFDGSTAALLGDIPNTGTRTNPANHPDWSADGQTIAYMSMGIAGTNQRSYKGAIKAVMAQPGGSWSEPVTVVPSQGGKNRYAPAIAPDSSFLVYSESTCPGTAEVHTDCNSDSDPSARLWAALLHASAAPVELARANAPSPLIGTPVNPTNSYPRWNPQVGRGAAGTSRVMWVVFASTRMYGLRAPAASAGSAENPRSALLWMAAVDPDKLAQGLDPSFPAFALPFQELNASNHVPHWMVSPSSP, from the coding sequence ATGAGTATCTCCGCAGCGCTGCGCTCCCTCCTCCTCGTCCTGATGATGGCACTCGCGGTGCCTGGTCTCACCGCCTGCGACCCCTCGGTGCCTGGCACTCCGGACTCAGGGATTCCCACGACCCACGATGACGCGGGCCCGCCCGACGGGAGCGACGGAGGGCCTGGCGATGGGGGCGCGACCGACGGAGGAGTCACGGAGCCGGACTCTCCGGATGCGGGGGATGCCGGCACGGGCGGCCTGGATGGAGGGCTCTCGGATGGTGGGGGCTGCGAACCCGCCTCCGAGCTGTGCAATGGCGCGGATGACGACTGTGACGGCCAGGTGGACGAGGACTTCGTGCTCGGCGTGGCCTGTGACGGGCCGGACAGCGACCAGTGCCAGGAAGGGAAGGTGGTCTGCGCCGCCGATGGAAGCACGACCTGCGGCGATACCTCCCCGGACTCGGTGGAAGTCTGCAACCTGAGCGACGACGACTGTGACGGCGAGGTGGACGAGGGCTTCCACACCGGCGAGTCCTGCGATGGCAAGGACTCGGACCTGTGCGCCGAGGGTGAGTTCATCTGCAACGCCTCCGGCGCGGCGGTGTGCAGCGATGTCACCAGCAACACCCTGGAGCGCTGCAATGGCGTGGACGACGACTGCGATGGCCAGGTGGACGAGGACTTCGTGCTCGGCGTGGCCTGTGACGGGCCGGACAGCGACCAATGCCAGGAAGGGAAGGTGGTCTGCGCCGCCGATGGAAGCACGACCTGCGGCGATACCTCCCCGGACTCGGTGGAAGTCTGCAACCTGAGCGATGACGACTGTGACGGCGAGGTGGACGAGGGCTTCGTGCTCGGCGTGGCCTGCGATGGGCCGGACAGCGACCAGTGCCAGGAAGGGAAGGTGGTCTGCGCCGCCGATGGAAGCACGACCTGCGGCGATACCTCCTCGGACTCGGTGGAAGTCTGCAACCTGAGCGATGACGACTGTGACGGCCAGGTGGACGAGGACTTCGTGCTCGGCGTGGCCTGCGATGGGCCGGACAGCGACCAGTGCCAGGAAGGGAAGGTGGTCTGCGCCGCCGATGGAAGCACGACCTGCGGCGATACCTCCCCGGACTCGGTGGAAGTCTGCAACCTGAGCGATGACGACTGTGACGGCGAGGTGGATGAGGGCTTCCACACCGGCGAGTCCTGCGATGGCAAGGACTCGGACCTGTGCGCCGAGGGTGAGTTCATCTGCAACGCCTCGGGCACGGCGGTGTGCAGCGATGTCACCAGCAACACCCTGGAGCGCTGCAATGGCGCGGATGACGACTGCGATGGCCAGGTGGACGAGGACTTCGATCTGACGAAGGACCCGGCCCACTGTGGCAGGTGTGACAAGGCCTGCACCGCGACGGAGTGGTGCTCCAGCGGGGCCTGCCTGCCGTCCTCGGAGCTGAGCTGCGGGAATGGCCTCGATGACGATGGCGATCTGTCGCTCGACTGCGCGGATCTGGATTGCGACGGCCAGGCGTGCGGCACGGGCTGCCTCTGCCAGGAGGGCGTCAGGACCGAGTCCGTGTGCGGCGATGGCTTGGACAACGATGGCGACATGAGGGCGGACTGCGATGACCCGGACTGCGACGGTCCGGCGTGCGAGGGCCCGCCCTCGCTCACGATCACTCCCAGCAACGTCCTGCTCGTCGTCCAGGGCCACTCGGGCGCCACCCAGGCGTTCACCGTCACCGCGACCTGGCCGGATGGGCGCACCGCCGACGTGACGGCCCTGGCGGACCTGAGCATCGACGATACCCGGCTGGGCTCCTTCCTCGGGGCCACCTTCACCTCGGGCACCTCGGTGGGCGGCATCAGCACCGTGCGCGCCCAGATAGACTCCCTGGCCGCCTCCACCTCCCTCACGGTGAAGCTCGCGCACCGGATCCCGGACTCCACCACCGGCCCCCTGCCGACAGTGCCAGAGACGCGGTTCGACGGAGCCGTGGACGCCTCGCGCACGCCGCGGATCCTCTATCCCAGCAACGGCACCCTGCTGCCTCCCAACCTGGAGAAGGGGGAGCTCCACTTCGACCCCGGGCCCGCCGCCAACAACCTGTTCGAGCTGTCCTTCGGCAACGACATCACCGACCTGCGCGTCTACCTGCGCTGCACCCTGCCGAGTGGCTTCGTGCTGCCCTCGGGCGTGAGCCGTGGCTGCATCTACACGCCCCCTCAGGCCATCTGGGACTTCGTGGCCGAGACCAACCGGGGAGGCCAGCCCGTGCGGGTCGTCCTGCGGGCCACGGAAGAGTCGGGCAGCGCCACGGTGGGTGTCTCCGAGCCCATCACCCTCCTCATCTCCCAGTCCGCGCTGGAGGGCACGCTGTCCTACTTCTCCACCTCGGGCGGCACCGGCCTCGTGCGCTATGACTTCTCCAGCCCGCCCCCGCGCAGCCTCGTCCCCCTGTTCAGGGCCAGCAACATCAACACCTCCGTGGCCTGCGTGGGCTGCCATGCGGTGAGCCGCGACGGAAAGAAGATGGTGGTCGAGGTCAACGGGCAGAACGATGGCCGGATCGCCCTGGTGGATATGAGCTCCTTCACGTCCACCACCCGGGTTCCGCTCGCGCAGGGCGGCACGAAGCTGAGCATGTTCCAGTCGTGGAGCCCGGACAGCACCCGGTTCGTCGGCGTCTACGCCGATAACAGCGCCACCAGCTACAACCTGCGGCTCTTCGACGGCAGCACCGCCGCCTTGCTGGGTGACATCCCCAACACCGGCACCCGGACCAACCCCGCCAACCACCCGGATTGGAGCGCGGATGGCCAGACGATCGCCTACATGTCCATGGGGATCGCCGGGACCAACCAGCGCAGCTACAAGGGCGCCATCAAGGCGGTGATGGCGCAGCCGGGCGGCTCCTGGAGCGAGCCGGTGACGGTGGTGCCGTCGCAGGGCGGCAAGAACCGCTATGCCCCGGCCATCGCGCCCGACTCGTCCTTCCTCGTCTACAGCGAGTCCACCTGCCCCGGCACGGCCGAGGTGCACACCGACTGCAACTCGGACAGCGATCCTTCCGCGAGGCTGTGGGCCGCACTGCTGCATGCCAGCGCGGCCCCGGTGGAGCTGGCGCGTGCCAATGCTCCCAGCCCCCTGATCGGCACCCCGGTCAACCCGACCAACAGCTACCCGAGGTGGAACCCCCAGGTGGGCCGAGGCGCGGCGGGCACCTCCCGGGTGATGTGGGTGGTGTTCGCGTCGACCCGCATGTACGGCCTGCGCGCGCCGGCGGCGAGCGCGGGCAGCGCGGAGAACCCCCGGTCCGCCCTCCTGTGGATGGCGGCGGTGGATCCGGACAAGCTGGCCCAGGGATTGGATCCGTCCTTCCCGGCCTTCGCGTTGCCCTTCCAGGAGCTCAACGCCTCCAACCACGTGCCTCACTGGATGGTCAGCCCCAGCAGCCCCTGA
- a CDS encoding LysR family transcriptional regulator: MDWDDLRYVLAIHREKTLSGAAAALGVSRTTVGRRLKEAEDRLGVRLFDRTEEGFASTAAGDELAETAARLEAEIHVTEGRLLGRDAELRGRLRVSTVDFLFAGFPEVFSSFIQRYPGVEVTLGVTNAQVSLLRREADVALRLGNNPAEGLVGRRVGRMQFEAYAARSLVERLGPGATLADFPWLHSDERSDGRWLDGWLARNAPGAKVSLRSDDFAVRRRALSAGMGVTFLACFDGDADPGLVRVGARLSEEARDLWVLTLPELRNNRRIRAFMDHVYDAFKPHQRTLEGSA; encoded by the coding sequence ATGGACTGGGACGACCTCCGCTACGTGCTGGCGATCCACCGCGAGAAGACGTTGTCCGGCGCCGCCGCTGCCCTCGGGGTCTCCCGGACCACCGTCGGGCGGCGCCTGAAGGAGGCCGAGGATCGGCTGGGCGTCCGGCTCTTCGACCGCACCGAAGAAGGCTTCGCGTCCACGGCCGCCGGCGACGAGCTGGCCGAGACCGCGGCGCGTCTGGAGGCCGAGATCCACGTGACCGAGGGGCGGCTTCTGGGCCGTGACGCCGAGCTCCGCGGCCGGCTGCGGGTCTCGACGGTGGACTTCCTGTTCGCGGGTTTTCCCGAGGTGTTTTCCAGCTTCATCCAGCGCTATCCGGGGGTGGAGGTGACCCTCGGCGTGACCAATGCGCAGGTGTCGCTCCTTCGCCGCGAGGCCGATGTGGCGCTGCGTCTGGGCAACAATCCGGCGGAGGGCCTGGTGGGCCGCCGCGTCGGTCGCATGCAGTTCGAGGCCTACGCCGCGCGTTCACTCGTCGAGCGGCTGGGCCCTGGTGCCACCCTCGCGGATTTTCCGTGGCTGCATTCGGACGAGCGCTCCGATGGGCGTTGGCTCGATGGCTGGCTGGCCCGCAACGCGCCGGGAGCCAAGGTGTCGCTGCGTTCCGACGACTTCGCGGTCCGCCGGCGCGCGCTCTCCGCCGGCATGGGCGTCACCTTCCTGGCGTGCTTCGACGGCGATGCCGATCCAGGGCTGGTGCGCGTGGGCGCGCGCCTCTCCGAAGAGGCGCGCGATCTCTGGGTGCTGACGTTGCCCGAGCTTCGCAACAACAGGCGGATTCGTGCCTTCATGGACCACGTCTACGACGCCTTCAAACCCCATCAGCGCACACTCGAGGGGAGCGCCTAG
- a CDS encoding GuaB1 family IMP dehydrogenase-related protein: MRFLDDQKPPYDLTYNDCFMVPGRSEVGSRLDVDLTPADGVGTTLPLVVSNMTAVSGKRMAETVARRGAIAVLPQDIPLDIVESNIAYVKSRHTVYETPITLRPGDTIQQALNLIHKRAHGAVIVVNEHEEPVGIFTENDAAGFDRFTQLQRVMSTDLVTIDEGTPLETIFDRLSSRRLTSAPVVRGRRLIGVVTRKGALRSTLYKPALDAKGKLLIGTAIGINGDVKAKAEALLRAGTDLLVIDVAHGHQRRMLEAVELVRSLSPSVPVMAGNVVTREGTRELISAGADQVKVGVGPGAMCTTRMMTGVGRPQFSAVLDCAEEARKLGKHACADGGVRHPRDVALALAAGAANVMIGSWFAGTYESPADVLRDSDGRFYKENFGMASQRAVKARSRGESLFERARKELFEEGISTSRMYLDPEHPGVEDIIDQIIAGVRSSCTYAGARTLEEFHQRAVVGTQSQAGYEEGRPVRTSW; this comes from the coding sequence ATGCGCTTCCTCGATGACCAGAAGCCTCCTTACGATCTCACGTACAACGACTGCTTCATGGTGCCGGGCCGCTCGGAGGTGGGCTCGCGGCTGGACGTGGACCTGACGCCGGCCGATGGCGTGGGCACCACCCTCCCCCTCGTCGTGTCCAACATGACGGCCGTCTCCGGCAAGCGCATGGCCGAGACGGTGGCGCGCCGCGGGGCCATCGCCGTGCTGCCCCAGGACATCCCGCTCGACATCGTCGAGAGCAACATCGCCTACGTGAAGTCGCGCCACACCGTCTACGAGACGCCCATCACCCTGCGGCCCGGCGACACCATCCAGCAGGCGCTCAACCTCATCCACAAGCGCGCCCATGGCGCCGTCATCGTCGTCAACGAGCACGAGGAGCCCGTCGGCATCTTCACCGAGAACGATGCCGCCGGCTTCGACCGCTTCACCCAGCTGCAGCGCGTGATGTCCACCGACCTCGTCACCATCGACGAGGGCACGCCGCTCGAGACCATCTTCGATCGCCTCTCCAGCCGGCGGCTCACCTCCGCGCCGGTGGTCCGCGGGCGCCGGCTCATCGGCGTGGTGACGCGCAAGGGCGCGCTGCGCTCCACGCTCTACAAGCCGGCGCTGGACGCCAAGGGCAAGCTGCTGATCGGCACGGCCATTGGCATCAACGGCGACGTGAAGGCCAAGGCCGAGGCCCTGCTGCGCGCCGGGACGGATCTGCTCGTCATCGACGTGGCCCACGGCCACCAGCGCCGGATGCTCGAGGCGGTGGAGCTCGTCCGCTCCCTCTCCCCCTCGGTGCCCGTCATGGCGGGCAACGTCGTCACCCGCGAGGGGACGCGCGAGCTCATCTCGGCCGGTGCGGACCAGGTGAAGGTGGGCGTGGGGCCCGGGGCCATGTGCACCACGCGCATGATGACCGGGGTGGGCCGGCCCCAGTTCTCCGCGGTGCTCGACTGCGCCGAGGAGGCCCGAAAGCTGGGCAAGCATGCGTGCGCGGATGGTGGGGTCCGCCACCCGCGCGACGTGGCCCTGGCGCTCGCGGCGGGCGCGGCCAACGTGATGATCGGCTCCTGGTTCGCGGGCACCTACGAGAGCCCGGCGGACGTGCTGCGCGACAGCGATGGCCGCTTCTACAAGGAGAACTTCGGCATGGCGTCGCAGCGCGCCGTGAAGGCCCGCTCGCGCGGCGAGTCCCTCTTCGAGCGCGCCCGCAAGGAACTCTTCGAGGAGGGCATCAGCACCTCGCGCATGTACCTGGACCCCGAGCACCCCGGCGTCGAGGACATCATCGATCAGATCATCGCGGGCGTGCGCAGCTCCTGCACCTACGCGGGCGCGCGGACGCTCGAGGAGTTCCACCAGCGGGCCGTGGTGGGCACGCAGAGCCAGGCCGGCTACGAGGAGGGCCGTCCCGTCCGCACGAGCTGGTGA
- a CDS encoding HU family DNA-binding protein, with amino-acid sequence MAAKTKTATAKKAGSSDRGPTKSELLVSIAEETGLSKKQVSSVFEALSGQIQKSMGGRGPGKFVVPGLMKMKVVKKPATKARKGINPFTGQETTFKAKPARKVVKIQALKALKDML; translated from the coding sequence ATGGCCGCGAAGACGAAGACCGCTACCGCGAAGAAGGCTGGCTCCTCCGACAGGGGCCCGACGAAGTCCGAGCTGCTGGTGTCGATCGCCGAGGAGACCGGGCTGAGCAAGAAGCAGGTGTCCTCCGTGTTCGAGGCGCTCAGCGGGCAGATCCAGAAGAGCATGGGCGGCCGCGGCCCCGGCAAGTTCGTGGTGCCGGGCCTGATGAAGATGAAGGTCGTGAAGAAGCCGGCCACCAAGGCGCGCAAGGGCATCAACCCCTTCACCGGCCAGGAGACGACGTTCAAGGCCAAGCCGGCCCGCAAGGTCGTGAAGATCCAGGCCCTCAAGGCCCTGAAGGACATGCTCTAA
- a CDS encoding xanthine dehydrogenase family protein molybdopterin-binding subunit, with translation MSKHTLIARRTFLAGMNLAVGGLAIGFFSSDSLADEPTGKRSGPRPPTSSQAEENSAPGLNPNVFVHVAPDGLVTIVCHRSEMGQGIRSSLPVLIADELGADMARVKIVQADGDPAYGDQNTDGSNSVRGIYEDMRRAGATARTMLVAAAAKRWKVSPDTCEASNHVVTHRPSQRKLGFGELALEAGKQTVPKPADVKLRPKEELRNVGKPLPLIDGPAYVNGSAVFGADIRLPGMLTAVIARPSIVGAKVVKYDATRALAVPGVKRVIELPAPKAPYMFQTWGGIAVLAENTWAAMKGRAALEIIWDEGDNATYDSEQYRKTLSASVAAPGTVVRSVGDAEAALAKAAKVIEAEYHVPHLSHAPMEPPVAVARVEGGTCEIWAPTQHPQAARGTAAQVLGLPPEKVTVHVTFLGGGFGRKSKADFISEVVLLAKEAGVPVRVQWTREDDIRNDYYHSVSAQRLTAGLDENGKVVAWRHRTAFPPIGSTFAPVNRPSAGDLQQGVLDLGIGVPNIRAEACEANAHVRIGWLRSVYNIFHAFSVNSFIDEIAHARGEDPRDVLLEVLGPPRVVKTVQELGVEKLSNYGQPLEKHPVNVERLRGVIERVTELSRWSDRKKEGRALGLAAHRSFLSYVAVVASVVRNPDGKIAVDEAWIVVDAGTVINPDRVKSQMEGSIVFGTSIALYSGITMKGGAVEQSNFRDYRLTRIGEAPRKIHVEIVPSDAAPGGIGEPGVPPVAPAIANAVFALTGTRVRELPIAKALKA, from the coding sequence ATGAGCAAGCACACGTTGATTGCCCGGCGGACCTTCCTGGCGGGGATGAACCTCGCCGTGGGTGGACTCGCCATCGGCTTCTTCTCCAGTGACAGCCTCGCGGACGAGCCCACCGGGAAGCGCTCGGGCCCCAGGCCGCCGACGAGCTCCCAGGCCGAGGAGAACTCCGCCCCGGGACTGAACCCGAACGTCTTCGTGCACGTGGCACCCGATGGACTGGTGACGATCGTCTGCCACCGCTCCGAGATGGGCCAGGGCATCCGCAGCTCGCTGCCCGTGCTGATCGCCGACGAGCTGGGCGCGGACATGGCGCGAGTGAAGATCGTCCAGGCGGACGGAGATCCGGCCTACGGCGATCAGAACACGGACGGCTCCAACAGCGTCCGCGGCATCTACGAGGACATGCGCCGTGCGGGAGCCACCGCGCGCACGATGCTGGTGGCGGCCGCGGCGAAGCGTTGGAAGGTGTCCCCGGACACCTGCGAGGCCAGCAACCACGTCGTGACGCACCGTCCGAGCCAGCGCAAGCTGGGCTTCGGAGAGCTGGCGCTCGAGGCGGGCAAGCAGACCGTGCCCAAGCCGGCGGACGTCAAGCTGCGGCCGAAGGAGGAGCTGCGCAACGTGGGCAAGCCGCTGCCGCTCATCGACGGACCGGCCTACGTCAACGGGAGCGCGGTGTTCGGCGCCGACATCCGGCTGCCGGGCATGCTCACGGCGGTGATCGCCCGGCCGTCGATCGTCGGGGCCAAGGTGGTGAAGTACGACGCCACCCGCGCGCTGGCAGTGCCCGGGGTCAAGCGCGTCATCGAGCTGCCGGCGCCGAAGGCCCCGTACATGTTCCAGACCTGGGGCGGCATCGCCGTCCTCGCGGAGAACACCTGGGCGGCGATGAAGGGCCGCGCCGCGCTGGAGATCATCTGGGACGAGGGCGACAACGCGACGTACGACTCGGAGCAGTACCGCAAGACGCTGAGCGCGTCCGTGGCGGCGCCGGGCACGGTGGTGCGCAGCGTGGGAGACGCCGAGGCGGCCCTGGCCAAGGCGGCGAAGGTGATCGAGGCCGAGTACCACGTGCCGCACCTGTCGCACGCGCCGATGGAGCCGCCGGTCGCGGTGGCGCGGGTCGAGGGAGGCACGTGTGAGATCTGGGCCCCCACGCAGCACCCGCAGGCGGCGCGCGGGACGGCGGCCCAGGTGCTGGGACTGCCCCCCGAGAAGGTCACGGTGCACGTGACGTTCCTGGGCGGCGGCTTCGGGCGCAAGTCGAAGGCGGACTTCATCTCCGAGGTGGTGCTGCTCGCGAAGGAAGCGGGCGTGCCGGTGCGCGTGCAGTGGACGCGCGAGGACGACATCCGCAACGACTACTACCACTCCGTGAGCGCGCAGCGCCTGACGGCGGGCCTGGACGAGAACGGCAAGGTGGTGGCCTGGAGACACCGCACCGCGTTCCCGCCCATTGGCTCCACCTTCGCGCCGGTCAACCGGCCCTCGGCGGGCGATCTGCAGCAGGGCGTGCTGGACCTGGGAATCGGGGTGCCCAACATCCGCGCGGAGGCATGCGAGGCCAATGCCCACGTGCGCATCGGCTGGCTGCGGTCCGTGTACAACATCTTCCACGCGTTCTCGGTCAACTCGTTCATCGACGAGATCGCCCATGCCCGGGGCGAGGATCCGCGGGACGTGCTGCTGGAGGTGCTCGGACCGCCGCGGGTGGTGAAGACGGTGCAGGAGCTGGGCGTGGAGAAGCTCTCCAACTACGGCCAGCCGCTGGAGAAGCATCCCGTGAACGTGGAGCGCCTGCGGGGTGTCATCGAGCGGGTGACGGAGCTGTCGCGGTGGAGCGACCGGAAGAAGGAAGGCCGGGCGCTGGGCCTGGCGGCGCACCGGAGCTTCCTGTCCTACGTGGCGGTGGTCGCGTCGGTGGTGCGCAACCCGGACGGCAAGATCGCGGTCGACGAGGCATGGATCGTGGTGGATGCCGGCACGGTCATCAATCCGGATCGGGTGAAGTCGCAGATGGAGGGCTCGATCGTCTTCGGCACGAGCATCGCGCTCTACAGCGGCATCACGATGAAGGGAGGAGCGGTCGAGCAGTCGAACTTCCGCGACTACCGGCTCACGCGCATCGGCGAGGCACCGCGCAAGATCCACGTCGAGATCGTTCCCAGCGACGCGGCACCGGGAGGCATCGGCGAGCCGGGTGTACCGCCGGTGGCACCGGCCATCGCGAACGCCGTCTTCGCGCTCACGGGAACGCGCGTGCGCGAGCTGCCGATCGCCAAGGCGCTCAAGGCCTGA
- a CDS encoding Isoquinoline 1-oxidoreductase subunit, whose protein sequence is MGCGRRQPSPSPSEMLPQVGPSELRAPEAFGVITDKADRSRALFLEASRVLLHPRCANCHPDGSSPYQRTGLQLHDPPVQRGPEDRGIPGMECTSCHQDRNAELARVPGAPNWHLAPLSMAWVGRTPRQVCEQLKDPARNGGKSLAQIVEHNAHDELVGWGWRPGADREPAPGTQERFGAIVAAWVDTGAECPSEEARP, encoded by the coding sequence ATGGGTTGTGGCCGGCGTCAGCCCTCACCGTCGCCGTCCGAGATGCTTCCCCAGGTTGGCCCCTCCGAGCTGCGCGCCCCCGAGGCGTTCGGCGTCATCACGGACAAGGCCGATCGCTCTCGCGCGCTGTTCCTGGAGGCCAGCCGGGTGCTGTTGCACCCGCGGTGCGCGAATTGCCATCCGGATGGGAGCTCGCCCTACCAGCGGACCGGGTTGCAGCTGCACGATCCGCCCGTCCAGCGAGGCCCCGAGGATCGCGGTATCCCCGGCATGGAGTGCACGAGCTGTCACCAGGACCGCAACGCCGAGCTTGCCCGGGTGCCCGGGGCGCCGAACTGGCACCTCGCGCCCCTGTCGATGGCCTGGGTGGGCCGGACGCCCCGCCAGGTGTGCGAGCAGCTGAAGGATCCGGCCCGTAATGGCGGCAAGTCGCTGGCGCAGATCGTCGAGCACAACGCGCACGATGAGCTGGTGGGCTGGGGCTGGAGGCCCGGGGCGGATCGCGAGCCGGCACCGGGAACGCAGGAGCGCTTTGGCGCCATCGTGGCGGCATGGGTGGACACGGGCGCGGAGTGCCCGAGCGAGGAGGCACGGCCATGA